AATCTATTCGACTTAAAATGATGTTCCTCAAAGATAGCTTACTCGCAGTCCCGTTTGGACAGAGAACATATAAATTAATCACGTTTTCAAAATGGTTTTAGAAGGTAGTTGACGGAATAAGTAGACTCAGTTGTATTATAATTTACCTTAAAATAGATTAGGAAGTAATCTTGCCATGATAATTGAGAGTAAACGCCAAAAAATAAGGTGAACTGTAAACTGGGGAAAGGACTAGACACGGAAATAACGAAAATAATATCTGATTTTATACCGGCCGACAAAACATTCGTTAGGAAAATAAGTTACTTGTGAAATTAGTAGGTTATCAGGGAAATCTACAGGAGCAGGAAGATCCAAGACAGATACGCAACTTTTCCGTTCTTTCTCGGTAATAGAGTCAGATTTATTGCTGATTGAAAGTGACCTGTGCCCTAGTTGCCCATGTTCATTCCAACCCCAAGTATAAACGTCTCCTGTATCTGGTTTTTAAAGAACAGaataaatagatttatttgATTATACCAGTTAAACATACTGAATGCCAATTTCCTGCTGCAATTTGAGTAACAGTTAATATTTGTAAAGCTTCAATCATGGTCAGTTCTGTTCTGTCAGTTAAATCACCTAAACCCAACTGGCCTCGACTTGCGttgaaaatattgaattataaGGGATAACTTACCTACCTTCCTATTCCCTGACTAAACACCTGTCCTGAAAATGTTAAACATAACAAAAACCCTAGACCACATGATATcgattttattttgattgtaagaCTAAGTGGGCGATCAACTGCGATGGTGTTTCCAAAATTACTGACTTTTAGTAAGGTAACAGTTTCGCCTACCAATGAAATATACTGTAAGGATAAAATCCTACCTAC
This genomic window from Schistosoma mansoni, WGS project CABG00000000 data, supercontig 0657, strain Puerto Rico, whole genome shotgun sequence contains:
- a CDS encoding regulator of chromosome condensation-related, with the translated sequence MKISTESLVLTSGAYRHHDGDWKSTFEFNPSDCLVFADWHCSLFICDSPASYYLVGLLQEKHLNLTALSIGSNDSWLFIATPESITGIEKNHGNIVSADISVVQVASDGHNVYCLKGETVTLLKVSNFGNTIAVDRPLSLTIKIKSISCGLGFLLCLTFSGQVFSQGIGSRGQLGLGDLTDRTELTMIEALQILTVTQIAAGNWHSVCLTDTGDVYTWGWNEHGQLGHRSLSISNKSDSITEKERKSCVSVLDLPAPVDFPDNLLISQVTYFPNECFVGRYKIRYYFRYFRV